Proteins encoded in a region of the Sphingomonas sp. HMP9 genome:
- a CDS encoding MerR family DNA-binding protein produces the protein MLGVSARTLRFYEDKGLIEPCRIGTTRVYTRREVARMQLILRGKRLGFTLRDVEEFLDLYDADPQHVEQMRALAERCRQRIDLLDAQREAIVQTRDELEKIEQEALARIPDGAV, from the coding sequence ATGCTCGGCGTGAGCGCGCGCACGCTCAGATTCTACGAGGACAAGGGGCTGATCGAGCCGTGCCGGATCGGCACGACGCGGGTCTACACGCGGCGCGAAGTCGCCCGGATGCAGTTGATCCTGCGCGGCAAAAGGCTGGGCTTCACGCTCCGCGACGTCGAGGAGTTCCTCGACCTGTACGACGCCGATCCGCAACACGTCGAACAGATGCGTGCACTGGCCGAACGCTGCCGCCAGCGCATCGACCTGCTCGATGCGCAACGCGAGGCGATCGTCCAAACGCGCGACGAATTGGAGAAGATCGAGCAGGAAGCGCTAGCGCGGATCCCGGACGGGGCGGTCTGA